GTCCTTCCCAGCACCTCTCCATGAACACTCAGGTCTCAGCAGGTGTCATCGGCACTGCATCTCACCTCTCCTCCAGGTTCTCATGGATGGAAGTCAGCTAGTAGGAAAAGGTATCAACAGCCCCTAAGAGGGATCTCATTAGGGAAACCTGGAGTGGTGACCTGGACAGCATGCCAGGGAGCAGATTCTATCCTGAGGCAGTGGAAGCTGAGCCCTCTATAACCCCCAAGCACTCTGGCATAGTACACAATCGAGGGTTGGGAACAAAACCTGCAGGCGTGactgtaactttaaaaattaccCCTTTGGGAAGCGAAGAGCAACGCACCAGGCACCAGTCTCCGCAGCCATCTGAACCGCTCAGCACTGGACAGAAGCCTTGTGGATAGAGGGCAACCAGTGTGCAACACCGCCAAAACCAGATCTGAGCACTAGACCTCTCTGTGCACTAGAGGACTCTTCATTTCACTTTCGGTCAGGCATCTGAAAGCAGAACAGCTTCCTTGGACTGAGAAATTTCCAAGTTACTTGAAGACAATGGTAAACTAGCAGCTGAGGCCACTAGAAAAAGGctgtactttctgctcatttGAGGTAGAGAGCttgaaatagtttttaatttgaaGGAGTGAGATAGTCCATCCATCTTATTTCACTTCCAGTACTCTGATTTTAGCAGCTTTGCCAAAGCAGTGGGACCGTGTTTATTTAAATGAGATTTAAAGAGGACTCATCACATTTCTGCAAAtgcctggaaaattttatttggttAAAACCCAACACTTGTCATCACATAGTTGGCaagattattattttaagataacTGACAATGAAGAACCAAAAATCTaatttctgaagttttttttccatcaagaaaacaaaagcaactttTATTAGACAAATCAAGGTTGTCAAATCAGATACAGCATCATTCTTTCAAAGGAGACAACATTCTGGCTCTTTGTGAGATTTGAGAATTGGTCCCACGCTTCATGTCATTTACCTTTGAGAATTCTCATTTGCAATACATTGGTGACAATATCCCATCTTCTGCTCAAGCTAAGAGAAGAAATCACTGCAAATACAAAAAGCCAAATAACCTGCTTCCTTGATCCTGTTGTGACATCTTATATCTGTGCCATTTGCATTATAATGGTATATGATGCCAGATGTGTTATTTCAAGAAGAGGAAACATCTGAAGGACTGTAGACTAGTCCTTGCGCCTCATGTGATGCAACCTCATCATGCCAACACTCCACATTCCCTGAGTGTGGACTTTGGAGTCGGTGTTTTCTATGCTTTGCTCTTGCTGTACGACTTGAGGATAAATAAacaccctgagcctcagtttcctcatccatatgATGCAGCTGATTATATCTTCTCATGGAACTGTTGCAACATTCAAGTAAAATAATGCATGTGAAAAAACAAGTGCCTGAAGCATGGTAAGTCCTCAGTAAATGGTAAGTAACCAAAATAATTCTTAATAGGGGCAGTTGGTTCTGGCCAACAAATACCTATCTGTCTATCAACTATCTATTAATCATGGGTTAACTATAGTGTTTATtgttcagaagaaagaaaacttgcCTCTAGGAAACCTTCTAAGTTCTTCTGGCTGGACTAAGAATTACATTgacgtgaaagttgctcagtcatgtctggctctttgcaaccccatggactatagagtccatggaattctccaggccagaatactggagtgggtagcctttcccttctccaggggatcttcccaacccagggattgaacccaggtctcctgcattgcaggtggattctttaccagcagagccatcagggaagccctaaaatgatATGAGACAGaggtaacaggagaaaatcaaatttaattttatacttaTGAGAATTCCACAAACATAAGAGGGCCAGAGACCCCACATGCAGGAGAGGGTCAGAGGCAGAAAAGTAAAATGAGGACTATataccatcctaaaggaggtcagtcctgggtgttcattggaaggactgatgctgaagcggaaattccaatactttggccacctgatgtgaagaaatgactcatttgaaaagaccctaatgctgggaaagattgaaggtgagaggagaagggcatgacaggatgagatggttgtggcatcaccaactcaatggacatgcatttgggtaagctctgggagttggtgatggacagggaggcctggcatgctgaggttcatggggtcgcaaagaatcaagacaccactgaacgactgaactgaactgatacaccaTCCTGAGCTAAGGAATGGGATGGGTCCTGGGAGCTTCCAAGGATAGGCGAATGATAAGAAGAAAAGCAGATGTTTGGTAATTAGATATTTGCCCTACCATATAGATGGGCCCTTTAGATAAAGTATATCTCCAGTAATAAACTGTTTTCTGAGAAAACCCCCCAATTTAAATTCTTCTAGGTAGTTAAGGGAGGGACAGTAATTTCTCTTGCATTCACCAGGTCTCAGttgcctttagctcaaaataatccttttgCACAAGTGGAACATTTGCAAGAGGCTCCTTTTGAACCCCTATAACATGCAAACATATAGTGTAGGTTTACACagcatcggttcagttcagtcactcagtcatgtccgactctttgtgatcccatggactgcagcacgccaggcttccctgtccatcaccaactcgcagagcttactcaaactcctgtccattgagttggtgatgccatccaaccgtctcatcctttgtcatccccttctctcgccttcaatccttcccagcatcagggtcttttccagtgagtcagttcttcgcatcaggtggccaatgtattggagcttcagcatcagtccttctaatgaatattcaggactgatttcctttaggattgactggttatctccttgcggtccaagggactctcaatagtctccaacaccacagttcaaaagtatcagttctttggggctcagctttctttatagtccaattctcacatccatacatgactactggaaaaaccatagccttgactagatggacctttgtcggcaaagtgatgtctctgcttttaaatatgctgtccagattggtcatagcttttcttccaaggagcaagcgtcttttaatttcatggctgcagtcaccatctgcagtgattttggagcccagaagcataaagtctctcactgtttccactgtccccccatctatttgccatgaagtgatgggaccagatgccgtgatctcctttctgaatgttgagttctaggCCAACGTTCTCACTCTCTCACTCGCACTCAGATGCTGCTGCCGCCAAGCCGCTTCACTAGCgttggactctgcgaccccatgggctgcagcctaccaggctcctcggtccgtgggattttccaggcaagagtactggagtggggtgccactgccttcatgCAACACAGATTTAACAAATGAAAGTTGAAAAGCTAGAGACATACCTCCAGTTTGTGTTTTGTCAAAAGAGTAGTATGGagtaaaagggagaaagaaatggaaataggaaAACTGGAAGGAATGAAAAACGCGAGAGATGGCAAAATAGAGGAgaggaattttcttttaattacagaCAAATGTATGGGCAGGAGAAAGAAGCACAGATGAAAGAGAAGGTGCAGACCCGGAAGGCCTAGGCAGGGCGGGGCGGCTCCGGCAGACGTGAGCCGCggcgctgggggctgggggctgggggctgggcgcAGGGGTGAGCGGTGTGGGCGGGGCATGTGCAGGCCCCGCCCATGGGCGGGCGCGGGCCTTCCTGTCGGGTGGACGCGCTCGCTCCCCTCCCGCTGCCCTCGCTGCGGAAGCGCCGCGCGTCTGACAGGCTGGTGCGCCCGCGGCCGCGCGCCCGCCGCCCTGAGGTGAGCCCGGTCTCCCAGCTGCACTTGGGCGGGCGTGGGGTCGGCTGGCGCCTGCGGCCCCGCACAGCGGGTCGGGGGGGTGGGCTCGGCCGGGGCCACCTGGCGCGGAGGCCTCGGTCGAGCGGTTGAGGGCCCGGGACGGCCCCCGCACCGCGGGGCCTCTGAGCGGCGGGTGCGGGGTGACCCACTGGCTCTCGTCCCGCCGGTCCCGGAGGCCCGGTCCGTGTCCGGGGCGGGTGGTCCCCTCCAACCCCCGACCGCGTGTCGCGCTTCCGCGGACGGGCGGCAGGAGGCGGCGAGCGGGGCAGAGACATCCACCGCGCCTCAGGGGTTCGTCTCCGAGCAGGCGAAGGCGGCGAAGGTGCTGCCTTTGGGCTTGTTGTAAGACCGGTTGAAGGCGGAGGCGCGCACACAGCCGAGCACAGTGTGGGGAAGGCCCCCGAGTGCGCCAGGGGTGACGGACGGCGGCCCGTGGGCTTCCAGGCGGGGCGGCCTCCTCAGGGTGTCCGTCAGAGGCGGCGCTCAGGGGCTGCCTGCTCACGTAACTTACGTGTTTGGATCTGCAGGCCGTACCTCTCTTTTGAGGTCAGGATCGTGTGTTCAGCGGCCTGATGGACCTCGCCTTTTGGCTTCACAAAGGCTCCTCACGCTCTCCTAATTAAACTTTCGATCTCCCCACCTCCTACCCAGATCTCAGATTTGACTCTCTTCTATCGTTCCATGCTGCGGTTAATGTCACGTTATCCATTCACTTGCCTAAGTGGGAAATCTGGGCCTCGTTAAACTCTCCCCCGCCCTCAAGCCCCGTATGCACTCTATTGCCGAGTGCCCTCACCTTTTCCTCCCAGAGCCTTTTCCCTACCGTCGgttcctccctccaccctcccgtCCCTTGTTCTGCAGCCCCCATGTAATGATTCCTCATGGCTCCCAAATCGAAGTCATGCCTCTAAGGGGTGATCATCATGGCATGACCCCCAGCCACATCCTTCCTCCTGTTCCTCTTAATCTCTGAGCTGTCGTGTCACTTAGgccttttggttcctcttcacatACCAGGAGTCCTGCAGTTGAGTTAGTCCTTCAAATCTTGGTTGAATCGTGTTCTTAGGGAAATGACATCTGGTACCTAAGACCAGGTCAGTGTTCTCTGTTAGGTGCTTCTCATTGAATAAATACTCAATGCATAGCTCTCGAATGATTGAACAAGTACAGCCTCTGGGTGGAGAATCCCCAAAAGAAAGGGTAACTGTTGAAATGAGCCTGGAAGAATTGGTAGGAGTTACACATATCAGTGCTGTGAGAAGGGGGAGATGTGAGTGGCTTAAGCACAGTTTCCCGCTAGAAAGCAGATTCACCGTGAGAACATCCAGTTCTGTTGAAGCCTAGAAGAAGGGAATGGgaataagaatgaaaagaagaaagaagatctTAGAAACAATTCTTGAACTGCTCTGAGTAACTCGAAGAGTGGCTTCCTTCTAAAATcatttaaatgcttatattaagAAACAGGCtccccacgtggctcagtgggaaaagaacctgcccgccaggCAGGCGTTGCAGCAGACCctggatcgatccctgggtcgggaagatcccctggagaaggaaatggcaacccattccagtactcttgcctggagaaccccatgggcagaggagcctggcgggttacagaccatggggttgcaaagagtcggacacgactgagcacgcgtgcatataatatatatatattaagaagaaACAGCTCAAAGTATCTGTCTTTTGCCCACAcccccatcccctctcctccccattcAGATACTGTGAGCACCATGATTGGGATTTCAGACCAGTCTCCAGGGTGAAATTCTGGCAGTTATTCTCAACTGTAAAGATTACACAATTAGGGTTGCTTTATAAATGATGCCACACATTTCTGACTCTGACAGCTTAAAAGGCTTCACTGTCCTAGGTACAGATTTTAGAGTGTGGTTAAGCCTGTGGTGAGTTATTTTAGTCTTCTCTGCGAAAGTCAGTGGAAAGTTGGACAGTTCAGAAGacaaaactgttttattttttgtcgtCTCTGAAACCTGCAGCAATTCCTTTTTagctttatacatttttttagtCCTGGAATTTTCTTCCCTCGGAATGTCACAGTGGAAAGAGCAGTGGACTTTCAATTCAGAATTGAGTTCGAATTCTGGTTGTGTCATCTGTCTATAAAACCTTGGGCAAATTAGTTATATTCACTGAGCTTTAAGTTCTTCATCTttacaatctctttaaaaataattttacatgtgCAAAGCACCATACTGCCTGATACTCAGTTAGTGCTTTCTCCCCCTTCCCTTTAAAACTTCTTTAATTTCCATCCATGGTCAGTTGAATCCATGGATTCCAAAACTGCAGATACTGAGGGCTGACTGTTCcctgtatttttctaatttttactttattcttaaaCCCAAATATGCATCTATCTTTTAGAATATTTCTTGTGTCATTTCTTCTCTGTTCCTCAAatgattgttgttttttagtGTGATATGGTATGGGCCCTTTGAGAAACACTTTCATAGAGTACTTTTTGTTATGAAAATGTTTCTACAATAGAAGTGAATGAAGCTaggttaaaaatgtttcttaatggACCTGTGaatgaatattgaaaaaaaaaatgaaatctagaaTCAGGAAGGAGGGTGAATCCTGAATGGAAGTATTTTGCAAATTGAGATGTTTTTGTGAACAAACTTCTGTAATTAAGACTTTGTAAGCAATTTGTAACTGCTTTGTCTTTGTATGTGTTCAATCTGTTGAGAAGATGGCTGATCCTTGGCAGGAATGCATGGATTATGCAGTAACCCTGGCAGGACAAGCTGGAGAGGTACGAACTGAAATCTCAGCCACGATGTGATGGATGTGGGCAGTATGTGGTTGTCTTCTTAaacaaaacatgtatttttattgactggatttgttttcaatttacttAATGGGTGAATACTTCCATTTTATGTCattaaacattttgtaataacgGTTGTGTATCTAAAATGGCTGTAAGATTCTATGGTTTTATACGTAGAAAGTCGTAACCACTAAgggtttattttatatacattgtggtaagaaatatttaagaatacCATTCCAGACAGATTGATTGTTTCAAATCATTTCtattattcatcttttaattCGATTTAAAATGACTTATATGCTTTTCTTATTTGCTtaccaaaaaaatctttttaggtGGTTCGTGAAGCGCTCAAGAATGAAATGAATATTATGGTTAAAAGTTCTCCGGCTGATTTGGTAACTGCTACTGaccaaaaagttgaaaaaatgctTATCACATCCATAAAGGAAAAGTATCCATCTCACAGGTATTGCTTATGTCAGTTTCGtgtgataaaaatgaaatctagGTTGGTCTCCAAGATTTTGACTTTAGACTCAGAAATTGACTGCGCTTAATTTAAGCTGAACTGGAATTTATTTGGAGGGTGTCAGAATCCCTGAGAGTAGGACTGAGCAACCAGCGAGGAAGGCAGAGCTGGTTAGGGTTGGGTTAGGGTTGGGTCAGGGTTAGGCACCATCATTCAGAAGCTGCTGGTAGCCTCACTCCTGACTGTTCTCTTTGGATGTCTTACCCCATTAGCTCAAGGTTACAAATCGTGGGCAAAAACATCCCTTGCTGAACTTAGGGGTTTTTTCCCCTAAGCTCAAACTTCCAGGGAGCAGTGAACAGGGgatatttggattcctttataGAAAGAGGAGTGTTGGATGCTGGGAAGTTAATGTGACAAATGTCTGTCATAGAGAAGATTTGAAAGTTCAGTTTTAGTCTCTACATTGCAAACATTTTTAGGTGCTAAAGGGGTGGTAGCTTTGAGTTTGAGAGAAAATACTAAAATCTGTCTCTCTTACGGGCATAGAAATACAACTGAAATATTGtcatcattttaaagttttaacatTGTCATTCACCAGTTCTTCTTGATCATGCCATCAGCCTTTCCTGGTATTTCAGCtactgaggagaaaaaaatattatttaaagctGCATATGCTCTCTCTCAGTAAAAAGGTTTATAGCTaagagaaaaagacataaaagaaattCATGGTAATGATTATTAGGACTTTTCAGTTTtgaataaaggacataaataacaaagaaagtaggaaaggaaagaagaaatcctATGAATTCAGATACCATTTACAGAGTTTGCCTGACATTTACTGCACAGTATGTTTTAGGAATGCATATTGATACAGTAATTTTGGTgggtgattttctttctctttaacttATTTCATGTTCTCTGtattatctattgctgcatagcAAGTTACTCTTGAAAAACTTAACAGCTCTAGATAACATAGAGTTTTCTAGGATCAGGAATATGGGAGTAGCTGGAGTGCGTGGTTCTGGCAAGGGTCTCGTAGAGTCACAGTCGCACTGTGGGTCTTCTCAAGGCTCAGCCGGGGATGAAGGGCCCGTTCGCTTGTGGCTATTGGTGGCCTCGGTTCCTCGTGGCTTGCCCGCTGGCAGCTTCCTCCAGTTTCCTCACCACGCGGGCCCCTCCACAGAGCGGCTCACGGTGTGGTGAGCGGCTTCGCCtagggagcagaggggaggggaagggggcagaaATAGAGTGAATAAGACGAAACCTCAGTGTCGTTCTGTCAAAGAGTTTTCAGAATTGCATGTTGTCACGTACACTTTGTTCTTTTGGCTAGAAATGAGTCTCTAAGTCCAAATCCACACTCAAGGCAGGGACATTAAGCTCTACCTCTTGAAGACAGGGTTATGAGAGAATTGGTAGACTTAAACCTCCACATTTCCTTAGTAAGTTATCATCTGCAATAAAAGCCTTTTTCAGCGTGTCTCTTCTTATCTTGGTAATACATTTGAGAATTTTGAATTCTGTCATCTTTCACATGACTTGTTCTGggggaaataaaattttctcacTTTGATCTGTCTgaaggaaaaacaatagaaaagtgTAGTTGTGTAGACTTTTGTTATGTTTTATAGTAGACTAAAGGTTTGAAAATTGTTGAAAACAGTTGAAAGATTCAGAATTTGTCATAtttgcttttagtttcattggtgAGGAATCTGTGGCAGCTGGGGAAAAAAGTATCTTAACCGACAACCCTACATGGATCATTGACCCTATTGATGGAACAACTAACTTTGTACAtgggtatgtttttaaaattttaatattgtaaTTACTGTTTGTATATTAACTGAATGGACTGTTCAATATAGTTTTCATAATCACATATACTTTAGAGAATTCTGTGATTGTAAAATATGTTATGCATAATTTTCATCAGCTGTGGATGAGGTAATGAACGATTAATGTTATAGACATGTGCAGTCAAGTGCCCTGTTCACCGTTCTTTTTCTCATTGTTGAAACCACATAAAAATGTACGCAAGCAACATTGCTGCTTTGAAATCAATTAAGGAACTGACTAACTCAGTACTAGTGTATGCCTTTATAGAATGCATTTAATCCAGgagaaaaaactgttaaaaagaaCATGGGTTTAGAATGTGtgactttgtgaccttgggcaagttacttaatctttttaagccacagttttatttttttcattctctaaaATGGGCACACTGATGGTACCTGCCTCATAGGATTGTTGATGGGACCTAATGAGttgtacatttatataaaaacttaatatagtgcctggcacaaagtaagtaTGTAATTCAGTATATGCTGAGAagaatatgttaaaaaatatatatatatatatatacacacaaacacagattAAGT
Above is a window of Bos javanicus breed banteng chromosome 14, ARS-OSU_banteng_1.0, whole genome shotgun sequence DNA encoding:
- the IMPA1 gene encoding inositol monophosphatase 1 isoform X2 — translated: MADPWQECMDYAVTLAGQAGEVVREALKNEMNIMVKSSPADLVTATDQKVEKMLITSIKEKYPSHSFIGEESVAAGEKSILTDNPTWIIDPIDGTTNFVHGFPFVAVSIGFVVNKKMEFGIVYSCLEDKMYTGRKGKGAFCNGQKLQVSHQEGSGVLEQQL